A single window of Anaerolineae bacterium DNA harbors:
- a CDS encoding Maltose/maltodextrin ABC transporter, permease protein MalF, whose protein sequence is MKLFINRILNNPRYLGFLLTIPSLLAIFGILLVPFVNSFVLSLYQKDLSRPHLDAFIGIGNYLKLIHDPRYLNSFRITLTFSLVSVFFELVLGIGIALVLHQRFKGVGISRGLIILPWAMPSIVNAAMWKWIYNADYGALNALLTQLGIIDQYQIWLANPQAAIALLILANVWKETPFTAILVLAALQSIPTELYEAAKVDGASAWQRFYWITLRLILPVVMVAGLLQTIWGFQTFELAYIITGGGPFSSTELVTLRIYAQTFRSLRFGYGAAMAYLTSLVLMIPAVAYIRAAYRAIVEY, encoded by the coding sequence TTTTTGGCATTCTACTGGTACCGTTTGTAAATTCCTTTGTTTTGAGCCTCTATCAAAAAGACTTGTCGAGACCTCACCTGGATGCCTTTATAGGAATTGGTAATTACCTCAAACTTATACATGATCCCAGATATTTGAATTCTTTTCGGATCACATTAACATTTAGCCTCGTTTCTGTCTTTTTTGAATTAGTCCTGGGTATCGGTATTGCGTTAGTGTTACATCAACGGTTTAAAGGAGTGGGAATTTCGCGGGGATTAATTATCTTACCTTGGGCGATGCCCTCTATAGTTAACGCTGCGATGTGGAAGTGGATTTACAATGCAGATTATGGTGCATTGAACGCCTTACTTACGCAACTCGGAATTATTGACCAATACCAGATCTGGTTGGCAAACCCACAAGCAGCGATTGCGCTGCTTATCCTTGCCAACGTTTGGAAGGAGACCCCCTTTACAGCGATTTTGGTCCTGGCAGCTCTGCAAAGCATTCCCACAGAACTGTACGAGGCGGCTAAAGTTGATGGGGCTTCAGCTTGGCAACGGTTTTACTGGATAACCTTACGCCTGATTTTACCGGTTGTCATGGTAGCAGGTCTTTTACAAACCATCTGGGGATTTCAGACTTTTGAATTGGCTTATATTATTACAGGCGGAGGGCCCTTCAGTTCGACAGAATTAGTTACTTTACGCATTTATGCTCAGACTTTTCGTTCCTTACGCTTTGGTTATGGAGCGGCTATGGCTTACCTTACCAGCTTGGTACTGATGATCCCTGCCGTTGCTTATATACGCGCGGCATATCGAGCGATTGTGGAATATTAG
- a CDS encoding binding-protein-dependent transport systems inner membrane component produces MKKHSFAFVIYLLNGLIIVWTIAPYLWLIISSLSYKIDLLTVPLQWIPRRITFENYISLFVDRGSTSVNVSLFLSSLKNSAIIASLSTLLSMSLGTLSAYALARLRFAGNRLILILMMGGHMLPPIAIVIPLYVILRSLKLLDSHVGLILVYQSFILPLVVWLLRSYFASIPSELEDAARIDGSSYVGALFRIVLPLSAPGLVSVAVFAFIAAWNEYLYAFIYTNVAAKTLPVLIGEFSTKLGLEYLKIAAAGVLASLPPVLLAFIFQRYIIQGLTAGAIKG; encoded by the coding sequence ATGAAGAAACATTCTTTTGCGTTCGTTATTTATCTTCTCAATGGATTAATCATTGTCTGGACAATTGCGCCCTATTTATGGCTGATTATTTCCTCTCTATCCTATAAGATCGATCTCTTAACTGTTCCTCTTCAATGGATTCCAAGACGAATTACGTTTGAAAACTATATTTCTTTGTTTGTTGATCGAGGTAGTACTTCAGTAAATGTTTCGCTTTTCCTTTCTTCTTTGAAAAACTCTGCAATTATCGCTTCACTATCTACTTTGCTTTCTATGTCGTTAGGGACGCTTTCCGCTTATGCTCTGGCAAGACTTCGTTTTGCTGGGAATCGTTTGATTCTTATCCTAATGATGGGGGGACACATGCTTCCCCCGATCGCAATCGTCATTCCCCTTTATGTAATCTTGCGCTCATTAAAACTTTTGGATAGCCATGTTGGCTTGATTCTTGTCTACCAGAGTTTTATTCTTCCTTTGGTTGTATGGTTATTACGAAGCTATTTTGCTTCTATTCCCTCCGAGTTGGAAGACGCGGCGCGAATCGATGGTAGCTCTTATGTAGGTGCTCTCTTCCGAATTGTTCTGCCGCTTTCTGCCCCCGGCTTGGTCAGTGTAGCCGTTTTTGCCTTTATTGCCGCCTGGAATGAATATTTATATGCTTTTATTTACACAAACGTAGCGGCTAAAACCTTGCCGGTTCTGATTGGGGAGTTTAGCACAAAACTAGGGTTGGAATACTTAAAGATAGCTGCAGCAGGAGTGCTAGCCAGCTTACCTCCGGTTTTGCTTGCTTTTATTTTTCAACGGTATATCATTCAAGGTCTTACTGCTGGAGCAATTAAAGGATAA
- a CDS encoding Glucosamine-6-phosphate deaminase [isomerizing], alternative: protein MESGQYTHVEIFSQSEAWADAIEVVEKHRGEIESLFQDDYSQVLFIGCGSTYYLSLAAATLFQDVAAKLARSLPAGELWMNPHFATLNGNLRRKTLLVAISRSGSTTETVRAVEAFKALDGGTVLALTNYPAQPLVEMADLALVIEKGQEQSVAQTRSFASLFVATTALAFIAANRPYELDPLRRLPELGEQLLKEYDPLARQWGENLALDRFYFLGSGFRYGLACEANLKMKEMTLTHTEPFHFLEFRHGPKSMITETTAVVGLLSDTSRLHEQRVLDEAEGLGARVLSLAENDATVNFHSGLAEILRGVLYLPVLQAMAYYRSLAKGLNPDRPVNLTAVVRLD, encoded by the coding sequence ATGGAATCAGGACAATACACGCACGTGGAAATTTTCAGTCAAAGCGAAGCCTGGGCGGATGCAATCGAAGTCGTTGAGAAGCACCGCGGGGAAATCGAGAGCTTATTCCAAGACGATTATTCCCAGGTGCTGTTCATCGGGTGTGGTTCCACTTATTACCTTTCTCTCGCAGCAGCCACCCTCTTCCAGGATGTTGCGGCTAAACTGGCGCGCAGTTTGCCCGCAGGTGAATTGTGGATGAATCCTCATTTCGCTACCCTGAACGGCAATTTGCGCCGCAAAACCTTGCTGGTTGCCATCAGCCGTTCAGGGTCAACCACCGAAACCGTTCGAGCTGTCGAAGCCTTCAAAGCCCTGGATGGCGGAACGGTGCTCGCTCTGACCAATTATCCCGCTCAACCCCTCGTGGAAATGGCAGATCTGGCCCTGGTAATCGAAAAGGGACAGGAACAGAGTGTGGCTCAGACCCGTTCGTTTGCCTCACTCTTCGTCGCCACCACGGCTTTGGCTTTCATCGCCGCCAATCGTCCGTATGAATTGGATCCTTTGAGACGCCTCCCTGAACTGGGCGAACAATTGCTAAAAGAATACGATCCTCTGGCACGTCAATGGGGGGAGAATCTCGCTCTGGATCGATTTTACTTTTTGGGCTCAGGGTTTCGCTATGGTCTGGCTTGCGAAGCAAACTTGAAAATGAAAGAGATGACCCTCACCCATACCGAGCCGTTTCACTTCCTGGAGTTCCGCCATGGGCCCAAAAGCATGATCACCGAGACAACCGCCGTGGTCGGATTGCTCTCCGATACATCCCGCCTCCATGAGCAGCGAGTCCTGGATGAAGCTGAAGGTTTAGGCGCCAGGGTGCTGAGCCTGGCAGAGAACGACGCCACCGTGAACTTCCACAGTGGGTTGGCGGAAATTCTGCGCGGCGTTTTGTACCTTCCAGTCCTGCAGGCAATGGCGTACTATCGTTCCCTGGCGAAAGGGCTAAATCCAGATCGCCCAGTCAACCTGACCGCGGTCGTGAGGTTGGATTAG
- a CDS encoding Transcriptional regulator, GntR family encodes MANLEYESPNGINKTVLSDQVKQYILDAIERGELQPGERLVESQLARQLRISQAPVREAIRDLVSSGFLEREPHKGAMVRLLTDKDMQEIYSVRAVLDALAAEQAAPKVTEEDLQALRNTVEKMLQMAKVGDYLAAARYDWQFHIQIVALSGNSLLRRIYDNLQLGQYILITMRRSSISLEQLAARHQAVIEALATRDPVIAKRAMLQHIVELQKERVEV; translated from the coding sequence TTGGCAAATCTTGAGTATGAAAGCCCAAACGGAATCAACAAAACCGTTCTGAGCGATCAGGTCAAACAGTACATCCTGGACGCCATCGAGCGCGGGGAATTACAACCCGGCGAGCGGCTGGTCGAGAGCCAGCTCGCTCGCCAATTGCGCATCAGCCAGGCGCCGGTGCGGGAGGCAATTCGCGATCTGGTCAGTTCAGGTTTTCTGGAGCGCGAACCGCATAAAGGGGCGATGGTGCGCCTGTTGACGGATAAGGATATGCAGGAGATCTATAGCGTGCGGGCGGTGCTGGATGCCCTGGCAGCAGAACAGGCTGCCCCAAAAGTGACCGAAGAAGATTTGCAGGCACTGCGTAACACGGTTGAAAAGATGCTGCAAATGGCAAAAGTGGGCGACTACCTGGCGGCTGCCCGCTACGACTGGCAGTTTCACATTCAAATCGTCGCCCTTTCTGGTAACAGCCTGTTGCGGCGGATTTACGACAATTTGCAATTAGGTCAGTACATCTTGATTACGATGCGGCGCTCTTCTATCAGCCTGGAACAGCTTGCTGCCCGTCATCAGGCGGTCATTGAAGCTCTTGCCACGCGCGACCCGGTCATTGCCAAACGCGCCATGCTTCAACATATCGTGGAATTGCAAAAAGAGAGAGTCGAGGTCTAG
- a CDS encoding Phosphoenolpyruvate synthase, with the protein MGQFCWTFSEICRDNVPEAGGKGANLGDMTCAGLPVPPGFVILSSAYRRIFEQGDLRSQVMGILNSIDRSNAHALQEAETTIRALFEQVVIDEELKSEILAHYRQLGNEVAVAVRSSATAEDMGCASFAGQQSTYLNVRGERALLENVIRCWSSLFTSQAIYYRFCNGFDDELVSMAVVVQKMVNADKAGVIFTVDPILKNPYQMIIEGVYGLGEGIVSGMITPDHYKIDRETFEVRYQFIAPKSIRIVNDGVNGIIEEEVPAGLKEQPVLNEAELRALVEMGNRVEKHFGCPQDIEWGAERGVFYLLQSRPITTLG; encoded by the coding sequence ATGGGTCAATTCTGCTGGACGTTTTCTGAAATTTGCCGTGATAATGTACCAGAAGCGGGCGGCAAAGGCGCCAATCTCGGCGATATGACCTGCGCGGGGTTACCGGTACCGCCGGGTTTTGTCATCTTATCTTCCGCCTATCGGCGCATATTTGAACAAGGTGACTTACGCAGCCAGGTGATGGGCATCTTGAACAGCATTGACCGCAGCAATGCTCACGCCCTGCAAGAAGCGGAAACCACCATCCGGGCGTTGTTTGAGCAAGTGGTGATCGACGAAGAACTGAAGAGCGAAATTCTGGCTCACTACCGTCAACTGGGGAACGAGGTTGCCGTTGCGGTGCGTTCCAGCGCCACCGCCGAAGATATGGGCTGCGCCAGCTTTGCCGGGCAGCAGAGCACTTATTTGAATGTGCGCGGCGAGCGCGCTTTGTTGGAAAATGTGATCCGCTGCTGGTCGTCTTTGTTCACCTCCCAGGCAATTTATTATCGCTTCTGTAATGGCTTTGACGATGAATTGGTTTCGATGGCGGTTGTGGTGCAAAAGATGGTCAATGCCGATAAAGCAGGGGTGATCTTCACCGTCGATCCGATCTTGAAGAACCCGTATCAGATGATTATCGAAGGGGTGTACGGGCTGGGAGAAGGGATTGTCTCCGGCATGATCACGCCCGACCATTACAAGATCGATCGCGAAACGTTTGAGGTGCGCTATCAATTTATCGCCCCAAAATCTATCCGCATCGTCAACGACGGCGTGAACGGCATCATTGAAGAAGAAGTGCCTGCTGGATTGAAAGAACAGCCGGTGCTGAACGAAGCAGAATTGAGAGCCCTGGTCGAGATGGGCAATCGGGTTGAAAAGCACTTCGGTTGTCCGCAAGATATCGAGTGGGGGGCAGAAAGGGGCGTGTTTTATCTCCTTCAAAGTCGTCCGATCACTACCTTAGGATAA
- a CDS encoding Metal-dependent hydrolase — translation MVKLIDLSMDVHGDMVVFPRVMRPVITMLETWEEFATKVGAAKYGSTWLTAHCLVVTGDHVGTHVDSLRHMRSDAPGPEGIPLEYCYGDGVLLDFTDKPAGYGITADDMIAACEKINYKIKPLDIVLIYTGACRYNNEERYLKEQCGMTESATNWLLDQGVKMTGIDAGTYDRPVWAMFEDKQFWPAHKVMIDREYYHLENMANFDKLPRPVGFKVCVFPIKWVNATAAPVRAVAIFED, via the coding sequence ATGGTAAAACTGATTGATCTGAGCATGGATGTTCACGGCGACATGGTCGTCTTCCCCCGTGTCATGCGCCCGGTGATTACCATGTTAGAGACATGGGAAGAATTCGCTACCAAAGTTGGTGCTGCAAAATACGGCTCGACCTGGTTAACCGCCCACTGTCTGGTAGTCACTGGTGACCATGTCGGCACGCATGTAGACTCCTTGCGCCACATGCGCAGCGACGCACCTGGGCCTGAAGGGATTCCTTTGGAGTATTGTTACGGGGATGGCGTCTTGCTGGATTTTACCGATAAACCGGCTGGCTATGGCATCACTGCCGATGATATGATTGCCGCCTGCGAAAAGATCAATTACAAAATTAAGCCGCTCGATATTGTCCTGATCTATACCGGCGCCTGTCGCTATAACAACGAGGAGCGCTATCTGAAGGAGCAATGCGGCATGACCGAAAGCGCCACCAACTGGCTGCTCGACCAGGGCGTGAAGATGACCGGCATCGATGCCGGCACCTACGACCGCCCGGTGTGGGCAATGTTTGAGGATAAGCAGTTCTGGCCTGCCCACAAGGTGATGATCGACCGCGAGTACTATCACCTGGAGAACATGGCAAACTTTGACAAACTCCCTCGCCCGGTTGGTTTCAAAGTGTGTGTATTTCCCATCAAGTGGGTCAATGCCACGGCGGCGCCGGTGCGAGCTGTGGCGATCTTTGAGGATTGA